From the Oncorhynchus nerka isolate Pitt River linkage group LG20, Oner_Uvic_2.0, whole genome shotgun sequence genome, one window contains:
- the ahsg2 gene encoding alpha-2-HS-glycoprotein 2, whose protein sequence is MMSRLGIALVLGLLTGARAQLLLHNVTHPPCDSPDVQAAALVAQDYLNGQHTHGYKYALNQIDNIKILTKPDGSEIYLMEVDLLETTCHVLDPTPVANCTVRPKVVTAVEGDCDVVLRKVGGVMSVTAFKCKTEESTEDLCVGCASLLPLNDTAGLAMVSASLVTFNNRTGKESLFAIMEVGRMSTQVVSGGARYLAEYVIVETNCTADDSDDNCVPLTNAMAQRGFCQVAGVSSLHSIQCNIFAASSMMPIVDTNGTVPVPAPVVHVHAGNLPKVHGLRHHKLTALHDPDLSGLLSAESGESGESEESIVPVVPVVVVPVVVVPVGTEAPPVFVVDPVVGTDAPVVSGVVKREAPDSPAIVSALIAPVPVCPGKKNFF, encoded by the exons ATGATGAGTCGCCTGGGTATAGCCTTGGTTTTGGGGCTGCTGACGGGGGCACGGGCCCAGTTGTTGCTGCATAATGTGACCCATCCGCCCTGCGACTCGCCCGACGTGCAAGCTGCAGCCCTGGTGGCCCAGGATTACCTCAACGGCCAGCACACGCACGGCTACAAGTACGCCCTGAACCAGATCGATAACATCAAGATCCTAACCAAG CCTGATGGATCAGAGATCTATCTGATGGAAGTGGACCTACTGGAGACCACATGTCACGTTCTGGACCCTACACCTGTCGCCAACTGCACCGTCAGGCCCAAAGTAGTCACA GCAGTGGAGGGAGATTGTGATGTGGTACTGAGAAAGGTTGGAGGAGTTATGTCTGTCACAGCTTTCAAGTGTAAAACTGAAG AATCAACGGAGGACCTCTGTGTGGGCTGTGCCTCACTCCTTCCCCTTAACGACACTGCAGGCCTGGCCATGGTCTCTGCCTCGCTGGTCACCTTCAACAACAGGACAGGCAAAGAGTCATTGTTTGCAATCATGGAAGTCGGACGCATGTCAACTCAG GTTGTGTCTGGTGGTGCTAGATACTTGGCAGAATATGTTATAGTAGAAACTAACTGCACTGCTGATGACAGTGATGACAACTGTGTGCCGCTGACCAATGCTATGGCA CAACGTGGCTTTTGCCAAGTGGCTGGTGTGAGTTCTTTACACTCAATCCAGTGCAATATATTTGCTGCATCTTCAATG ATGCCTATCGTGGACACCAATGGCACAGTCCCGGTGCCTGCGCCAGTGGTCCACGTACACGCTGGTAACCTCCCCAAGGTCCACGGCCTGAGGCACCACAAACTCACCGCCCTCCACGACCCCGACCTCAGCGGCCTTCTGTCTGCCGAGTCTGGCGAGTCTGGCGAGTCCGAGGAGTCCATAGTGCCTGTGGTCCCCGTGGTGGTAGTCCCCGTGGTGGTGGTCCCTGTGGGTACCGAAGCGCCCCCTGTGTTCGTAGTCGATCCAGTTGTAGGCACGGACGCACCTGTTGTATCTGGGGTGGTGAAGAGGGAAGCCCCAGACAGCCCAGCTATTGTGTCTGCACTTATTGCACCTGTGCCAGTGTGTCCAGGGAAGAAGAATTTTTTCTGA